Proteins encoded together in one Rhipicephalus sanguineus isolate Rsan-2018 chromosome 9, BIME_Rsan_1.4, whole genome shotgun sequence window:
- the LOC119405834 gene encoding uncharacterized protein LOC119405834 translates to MCDPNYRKNMTVTPRPVDASGSTVGMVSSQSVMLCDKDSLSGSEINDREVYLQTFRAFVVKDDSSRYVRGILVGGSRRPFVTEELVRKLQLQVLGETRIALNTFGCASPSTAERQKVVEDPLRSQHSSDTRIVRAIVVPVICHDIASPKADSDFLHNLRLEGKFIVDEKKFDAETENGLSLLIGADHPWQVISGEIVKSAEVPGLVAIDTAFGRTLQGPSQQKAFLDCDSSLMVCILKVQAIGDDETTSQILQSFWQLEAMGLTDSGESPSHESVAGFRGSISKKNIRYTVTFPWKEDKKPLLGNNWEIAQSRLQRLTRRLSTKEGLLQRYDIVIRQYVE, encoded by the coding sequence ATGTGCGATCCTAACTACAGGAAGAACATGACAGTGACACCTCGACCAGTGGACGCCTCCGGGAGCACAGTAGGAATGGTGTCATCACAGTCAGTTATGCTGTGCGACAAGGATTCACTGAGCGGGAGCGAGATAAATGACAGAGAAGTATACTTGCAGACCTTTCGCGCCTTTGTCGTGAAAGATGACAGCTCAAGATATGTCCGAGGGATTCTCGTCGGAGGCAGCCGGCGACCCTTTGTCACAGAAGAGCTCGTCAGGAAGTTACAGCTGCAGGTACTGGGAGAAACACGGATTGCACTCAACACGTTCGGCTGCGCATCTCCAAGTACTGCGGAAAGACAGAAGGTTGTAGAAGATCCCCTGCGCAGCCAGCACTCTTCCGACACCCGCATAGTGCGTGCAATTGTTGTCCCAGTTATTTGTCACGACATTGCTTCCCCGAAAGCTGACAGCGACTTCCTTCATAACCTGCGGCTCGAAGGGAAATTCATCGTGGACGAAAAGAAGTTCGACGCGGAGACGGAGAATGGCCTCAGCTTGTTGATAGGAGCTGACCATCCTTGGCAAGTAATATCTGGAGAAATTGTAAAGAGCGCAGAAGTTCCAGGACTGGTAGCGATCGACACAGCGTTTGGACGGACGCTACAAGGACCCAGTCAGCAAAAAGCCTTTCTGGACTGCGACTCCAGCCTCATGGTCTGCATTCTAAAAGTACAAGCAATTGGTGATGACGAAACAACGTCACAGATCTTGCAATCGTTTTGGCAACTAGAAGCCATGGGCCTTACAGATTCGGGAGAATCTCCGTCCCATGAGTCTGTTGCAGGATTCCGTGGATCTATTAGCAAGAAAAACATCAGATACACCGTGACGTTCCCTTGGAAAGAAGATAAGAAACCGCTCTTAGGAAACAACTGGGAAATCGCGCAGTCACGTCTACAAAGACTAACACGGAGGCTATCGACGAAGGAAGGACTGTTGCAGCGATACGACATAGTCATCCGGCAATATGTGGAGTAG